The stretch of DNA TGATGGTGTGGACATAACATTGAGTCTGTAGTACCTCATGAAAGTCATGGGTGTTATCCAACTTGCAGAGTCCAGGGAGGCCCATGAAGTAGTCATACCTCTGGTGGAGTGTTCTACTACGCTATCTGGAGTTGGTCTACATGCTGCAGCGTATGATTTTGACACTGCATTGGTAATCCAATGTGCCAGTCTCTGCTTCGAGACGGCACCCTTTGGTGTtctccccataacacacacaAAGCTGTTTTGTTTGATGAACAGTTGTTGTTGCAGCAAGATAGGCACTCAATGCCCTAACTGGGAAAAGTGTATGCAAGTCACAACTCTCCTGTGAGGAGTGGGGAAGAGGGTGAAATGCCGCTATGATTAAGGTCTGGTTAGCATGTTATAATGAAAGCACCTTAGGTAAGAATGCTGGATTTGGCCGAAGCACTGCTTTAGATCCATCTTCTGCTGGTCAGGCATGAAGGATGGGTAGAAAGTTCATGTAATTCTCCAACAGGCTTTGCTGAAACAACAGCCAATAAAAAGGTAGTCTTGACTGAGAGATCACATAGCTCAAGTGAAGACAGGCTCAAATGGTGATCATAGGACTACATATAACTCCCATGAGTGTACTGAAGGAGCCTTGGGGGTCTGTAGCCTGCAGGCACCTTGCGTTCTTTGCTTTGGAGCTGAACATGCTCAAGCGTCTGCACAGGGTATCAGCTCTTAAACTCACTGTCAGAAATTCTATCCAAGAGCATTGAAATCTCCACTTGCGCTTTGGGGCGAAGCCTCAGGATTCTCATCAGATGAGTCTGCCACACAGCTCAATGATCATTCCAAACGCTCTACGTCTAATGACGGGTCTCCCTCCCCTCGTGATCCACCGCCCAATAAACACCATCGCTCACCTACTGCCAATGGCGTCCACATCCAAGATTGAWTWAWTCAGTTCTTCAAAGACCGATATCCATCCCGTTGTTCAAAGACTTTGTGCATGCAGGGatgccaatttagcaattttattgctagatttagcaacttttcagaatACCCTGGCAACTTTTCTGTCAAACAGCACctaacaacaaatgtagctactttaaaaaatatattttgaacttttagcaatttttgaaaagtgactcaaacgctaaaatgcacgcattttcccctctaaatgacacaaaaacgattttctctgtcacacactcagtcacaacacacgtgcctggctgcaaaagtgcattgtgagtgatgtcagcagcaggcgctcagctcgtgcacaggcagcagcaggccagaagcaatttcagcaaattgcaaatcattgttgtctgactgcagcagcagtagtacgggtTCGACGAGCCAAACCCAATGAGTATAGTTGGTcatgaatgtttgatcttgaacagaacttacatcagtcaacatgtctcaatcaaaattgtacagccagaagtacagaaaagagtgggggtctgtacctgaacaaatgtcaatCATATTTTTCaccgagatggccagtcaatttgagtaaagTTATTGTGTAGtctacgtaatgacgcagttttacgttatcacgcaatgatatcacaacgtcatttagcaacttttagcaaacaatcaacctgcctctagcaacttaccctgaaaattWGTTGGCAACACTGTGTGAATGAGCTCCAATGCACTTAGAGCACGCCAAATGACAGAACCCCTGCCATGCRAAGCATATGCACTCGCTTGGCTACGGTTCATGGTGCAGAGGAGGTTGGTTTTGTATGAACAAATKATTTGCTTCGCTTGTTCTGCCTGCTTCTTTCTGTCACAGTTCAGACCAAGAGCTGCCTAACAAACAATACAGGGCATCTGATAGCTTCCtacacaggacacaggacagcgCTGCTTCAGCCGCTAGGCTTAGGAATTCAACCATGATACTGGCCTTCTATCAGAAGGAACTGCAGGAACYCCTCTCCGCAAACTATGATGCTGAGACCATGAAATAACTGTCTACAGTAACAGACCTACTCATCCAATGCCTTCAGGGCAATGCTCAGATGGTTGGGAAATCTTTGGCAACACTGTGTGYTGCGCGTGCCACCTATGGTTAGTGCAGTCCAAGCTCCCTGACAAAGAGAACGTTCCACTSCTAGGTGTACCCATATCACTTGGCCAGACATTTGGCCCKGCAGTGGRCCACCTCCTCCAAGTGTCTAAGGGGGACAGAGAAGCACAGATGGAGCTTCAGCGCCTCATTCCAAGGCCTATAATGCATCACCCAGCAAACCATTACTCCCATCCCAAGGCCCCAACTGGGATGTCAAGAAACGAGGCTCCGACTATCGCTGCACCTGCTCAGGAGTAGAGGAACAGAGAGTCTCAGCTGATCAGCTCTAGCACAACACCATTTCCTTGAGCACCACCTTTCCAGCAGGAAAAGGTCAATGGCCAACAAATGGGTGTTTTGTCAATGACCCCACACTTCAGGTGTGTCTTGAATACAACAGCTCGCAACCCTGCTAAAAAGTAAACTGTGGgttcaatttaatctattttctgTTGCCAAAAAAGTGCGGAGGCCTCCGTCCGATCCTGGACCTAAGATGCCTGAGTTGTCATCTCCCTTCAAAACGCTGACATTCAAAACAATCATTCAGTCAGTACAAACAGGCAATTGGTTCACCACAGGGGACCTGAAAGATGCATACTTTCATATCTCCATGCATACTTTCATATCTCCATTCTACCAGCACACAGAAAATACCTGATATTCAccttcaaaaaacatgttttaaagttTCGAGTGCATAAGCACAGCTAGCCCCCCTTCAGGCCAGGGTCCTGAACTACATAGACGATGTGCAGGGTCACAAAGCCAAGCTTTGGCACACACATCCATGGCGTAATTTGGGAGTTGGGACTAACAATGGACTTGGAAAAGAGTTCTCTGGTCCCCACTCAGTGTGTGCACTTCCTGGGTTTGACACTGGACACTCAAATCATGTGAGTAACACTGTCAAGAAAAACTggtatttttttacaaattgtcTTTCAACATTCAAACTGAGAAAACAGGTGACATCGCAAGAYAGTCAGAGGCTCCTAGGCCTCCTAGCTGCTGCAGTCGATGCTGTACCYTTGGGCTTGCTCCACATGTACCAGCGCTGTATTGACCACAACAGACACAATCTATGTCCCAGGAGGGACAAACACAAAAAGCAGACKATTTCAATGAGTTGCTGGAGAGCAATACAATGGTGGCGCCTAGCACTTCTCCCAGTACAGTTCTCCTAGGCGCAGTTCACAACCCGGGTGACTTTGACCACAGACGCCTCCCTAGAGAGATGGGGAGCAGTCTTGAACCAGTAAGGGGTCCATGGTGTttgatcagcaccatggacaacagCTCACATCAACGTAAAGGCAATTCACGTTGCACTCTGGCACTTCCTCCCAGTACTGAGTGGACAACGTACTGATGCGGACAGACAACACAACCGTGGTTGCACACYTCAACCACCAGGGTGGACTGAGGTTAATGGCACTGCACCAGGTAGCAAGGGAGCTACTACTTTCGACAAAACAGACACCGTACATCCCTCAGAGCAATAGACCAGCCGGGGGTGGAGAATCATGCAGCAGACCTCTCCAGAGGAGGCCCTTTTACTTCAGACTGGATGTTTtgggtcatcactagttaccacagccacaaatagctaaaccctgcctatttctacaatttcaaatcaaaataatttgtcacatgctttgtaaacagatgtagactaatagtgaaatgcttacttacaggcctttCCCAACagggacatttttgggggggaacaaTACGtgaagaataaatacacaatgagtaatgataccTTGGTTAActtctcttcttaaaatctgatttgaaacttcatgcctaaccttaaaacCACATTTTTGTTTWaaggggaaaaaaatacaataaagccaatttttactttgtgTCTGTAGTAACTAGTGATGTTTTGGACAGGCAGACCATACTGGTCTTRGGGCAGACCATTCTTATTATACTGCATTTCCACTTGTACAAGTGGTACAAGCTTTTTTGACATAGCTCCTGCCACCTGCTGTTGACACCTAATCCTGGATAAATTACAAGCTATGTGTGAAATTCAGGGGTGATGTGAGGTAATTTGACTTTAATTTCATTCTCACCTCCACTTTATCAGAATTATTTACTAATACAAATGACTGGAGAGTAGGCTTAGCCTATTTCTTTTAGGAAACAATGGCCYCCCCAACCCTCAATACAATACTGATAAAATGAAGAAATAAAGCAGACAAATATAGCCAAAGGTTTATCTTGTTTATTTAAATGAAAAACGTTTAAACCATACATTAACAAAAAATGATTATGAAATGTTAAGTATAAAAAGGCAATTATATTCTCTATAAATGTTAATTCACAATGTGTTTTTAACAATGTGTTTTTAATCCATAGAGGTAAAAGTGAAGAAAGTCATGAGTCTAAAATTAACTATTCATATTCACTGGGGAAATTAATCAAGTCCATAAAAGTTGTTGCAAACCTTTGAGAATCCTAAGATCTCTACAATTTTTTTACTCCAAAATATCCTAGTACATGACACTATAAATCACATTGTGCTGTATTGCTTTCACATCAGATAATTTGACATGACACCTTTTCAATCACTGTGCTTCAAACATCTTGATTCTCAGTAGCTGGTGTTTTCGAGGGTGATCTTTTGAGCCGTCTCAATCTTGAAGTCTTTGATACCTAATGAGAGAAACCAAATCATTGTTTGATCTTTAGTCACAGTAGGAAGGAAATCAATGTTTGGATGAAAGCAATTAAGGCATTCATTGTATTGTTGYGCAATAACTAGTAACGACATAGGAAAGTTGTGTATTTTGCATGtgcatttgtgtatgtgtttcctatgccatataaccctctgttctcACCCTGGCTGAGAGCGTTGCCGTCTGAGGAGAGGCGCCAGTATCTACGGTCGGTCTGTCGAGCCCGTTCCCCATTCACCACYCTCAGGAAGGGTCCCCACAGGCTGGTCTCCTTCTCAAACCTGCAGTGTAGGCAGAGGACGGAGCAAGGAGGAGAGTTCATCATGTTAAACTTGTGATATGACACTAAGCTATTCACCACCACACTGGGAAGTTCTACAACGTTTTCTGAGTTGTAGCAATGTAAATGAGACAAATTAGCTCTCCATAAAGTATCAATTTGGAACTTGATTAACATATCAACCAAAATAACGATAAAAGCGCCCCATTAACTCACGTGAAGCCAATGTTCTTCTTTTGAAGGAGTTCAAGGGCATAAACCAACGAGGTGCCCGTTGGCACGTCAACAGAATAGACATCAAGAGCCCCATGTGATTTGACCACCTCCAACTTGAGGGCTACTTTGGTATTGCTCTGTAACACCATCACTGGCTGTCTGGCTTCCAGGACCAGGCTGTCTGTAGAGGAAAACCCAACAAAGCAGAGGCAGTAAGTAAGAGTGAGGAGGATCACACCTCAAACAGATTGACCACTGTTGGGTTTGATGATAACGCAGCACTTGCCATCCTCATTGCGGCACTGCTTTCCCTTGACTTGCAGATAGGTCTTTTGCTGGAGGGCAGGCAGAATTTGGGACATGGCCATGGGGTTGCGATATGTTCCCTTCCTCACATCTGACCTCATGGCTTCCATTGAGGTAGAACACTCCTGCACCTGGCTGCCCATAGCCAGCAGGGCCTGGGACACACCATGTTATTCCCATGGGAAATGCTTATATTGCTCCAATCAGACATGTAAATGCTGCACAGGTTGATATACAGAGCCttagaaaagtattcagaccccttgactttttccaaatttagtTACGtttgtcttattctaaaattgattaaataaaaaatcctctgcaatctacacacaataccacataatgacaaagcaaaaaacaagtttagaaattttagcaaatgaataataaaaaaaaacagttaccttatttacataagtattcagaccctttgctatgagactcgaaattgagctcaggtgcattctgtttccattgatcatccttgagatgtttccacaacttggagtccaccaagactcttcctagagctggccgcctgaccAAATtgaacaattgggggagaagggccttggtcaggaacccgatggtcactctgacagagctctagagttcctctgtggagatgggagaaccttccagaaggacaaccatatctacagcactccaccaatcaggtctttatggtagagtggccaggcggaagccactcctcagtaaaaggcaggacagcccacttggagtttgccaaaaggcacctaaagactctcagaccatgagaaacaagattctctgttctgatgaaaccaagattgaactttttggcctgaatgccaagcgtcacatctggaggaaacctggcaccatccctacggtgaagcatggtggtggcagcatcattctgtggggacgtttttcagtggcagggactgggaaactagtcaggatcaaggcaaagatgaacagagcaaagtacagagagatccttgatgaatcctaagcccacagccaagacaacgaggAGTGTCTTCAAtgcaagtctcaatgtccttgagtggcctagccagagcccggacttgaacctgatcgaacatctctggagcgacctgaaaatagctgtgcagcaacgctccccatccaacctgacagagcttgaggatctgcagagaaaatgaatgaaactccccaaatacagctatgccaagcttgtagcatcataccctagaagactcgaggctgtagtcgctgccaacggtgcttcaacaaagtattgagtaaagggtctgaatacttatgtaaatgtgatctttttttgttattatgaaatttgcaaaaatgtcttaacctgtttttgctttgtctttatggggtattgtctgtagattcatgagggggaaattatttaatacattttagaataaggctgtaacgtaacaaaatgtggaaaaactcaaggggtctaaatactttccagaGGCACTGTAGGCCTAGAGGGGGGAAGTGACCCAGTCCTTACCTGCACTGCCAGGCCTGTGCTGAACTCATTTCCCATGTGACCATCAGCCCGCCGGGAGTCCAGTAGCTTCTGCTTGATGACGCCCAGGGCCTTGTCAAGAGCCGCATCCTGCACCCGAGTGTCAGACTCCTTCAGGCACTGTAGGGCCATTCCAGCCATGGCAAACGTGTCtaaagaaagacagaggggatGAAGCGAGGGTTTAGCATCATCTCCATGAAATCACCTATAGAGAATCTGATTGGAGGGAGCCAGTGTGAGGAAATACATTTTAACTGTAGGAAAACAGAATCGGAGTGTGGAGATGCTCCTYGATTTCCTTGGTCACACTTACCGATGCAATCGGAGTCTCCGTGTTTGATATGTCCATGGTCTACAGCCCCGACGAGCTTCTTGCTCACGTGAGAGTTGACTCTAACMCCACTCACACACAGTGCCAGCACGCCTAGAGAGTACTGGTAGTAATTTGTCAGAGGACGGTGACTgactgcaggagagaaagatggacacAAAAACATATCAgataaaataattaaatagtAACAGCGACTGAAAACAAATAAAGTATGATGGCAAATTTTATAGAGCATTAACAAAGATGGTAAGGGTCAGACGAAGGAATGAGGAGGCTTACAGGTGATGTGCTCTTTCTCCAGTGCCATCTGTCTCTTGAGATGAGTCAGCAGGGTCTCGCTCCTCTGGTTGACGGTGAAGGTCAGGGTGTTGAGATCATAGCAGGAGGCCTTCAGGGCCAGAGTGTAAAGYGCCAGGAGACCCACCACTGGCTGGCTATTAGCCAGAGAGCTGAGAGCAGAAGATATAGGGMAAGGGGAAGATACAGGAGAGTTATGATGGGTAAAGATACTTCAATATAATCTCAAAAATATCAATCGTAAATACAGAACAAGAAACTGGATACAAATGCACTGCAGGTAGTTTTGAAGCCATTGACTACATAAAAGGACGTTTGCACAACTAGGTCATTATCAAGCATGAAATGCACAATGCCATCTAGAAATGTGcaataaaagggctttataaatatgaCCTTTTACCTCTCAATGTCATTGTGTAAATCTGTTTTGAGTGCATTCAGGTTTTCACTCTCCTTGCCAAGGTTGTGGTGAGTGGACAGACGCAGGGCCAGGTGCACACTCGGATTAGGGGATGTTTCCTGGTCCTCCAGAGAACGCAGCAGCTTCTTATTGAGTGAGAGGAGCAGCTCACTATGTTCCGATCCTATAGGGTCTGGACACATAATATGGGTTAAAGCAACAACAATAGTACATTATAGCAAAAGTACAAGATGAATAACTTCCAATGTTACCAAAGATATGTTCTGTAAGAGATGTGACTAATAAACCTACAGTAAGATTACAAAAGACCAGCTGTGTGCTAACTGAGATCCTCAGACTCTAATCTAGGTCAAAGCATTGCACAACCAGTGTTTCCTGTGCTGTATCAGCAATCATATGAAAAAGCAAAGACATCAGCAACATAATAACCACATGAATTCCCACAAGGAAGCCAATGTGTCCTTAAGCATGACTTCTCCAATCAGTGTTTCAGCAATCATACACAAAGAAAAGCAAAGACATCAGCAACTTAATAACCAAATGAATTTTCACAAGGCAGCCAATTTGTGTCGTTAAGCATGACTTCTCCCAATGTCACCTTGATGTAACTGACTCATACTAGGACAAAGTACAGGCTGCTCATAGTCAGTCTACCCTGGTCACTGTGATCCCAGTGCCAGTGGGTTTTCCCAGGAGCTAACAATAGTATGGTGGTAGACTGATGTACTGGTAAGAATGCCttagcaacatgaaatcaatTATGTGCATCAAATTACAGAACTTTTACAGATCAGAGGTGGCACGACACAAGTGAGATTATTTTCATCACAGTAGATTTGTTCAYCAAGAGGGGCTGTGCATTATCTATTCAGACACYTCAAACAATTCATTGCAAAATCATTGAAAAGTCCTGCAGTGGATGAAGTGGATCAACGTTTACCAACTCTTAACCCCGACATTCCGATGCTGTCCCTTGGACAACAGTCAAGTACATTTACAGTCTGTTGCGACCGTTGAATGAAATTCCATTTGAATTTACTTTACTTTGCCAATTGTCCGTGGGGTTGCTTCTTATAATAGGACAAAAGGATATCCAAATAATTCCAAAGGAACATTTAATAAACAGACTTTCCAAACATGGGTCTGCTTCAGGTGCCTGACATAATATAACTTCCACTCTGCTTCACATAATTTTCTACATGTAAAATGAATAGAATTTACACtttattttctaaaatgtttaaaaatggcTAAATATCTAACAGTATACCAGGAGTAATTGCTaactgtgattcctgaaatgcagagccTGTTGGAATCTGAAATTACACttttgatcgtggacttcaggaaaaagcagagggagcaccccctatccacatcgatgagacagtagtggagaaggtggaaagttaagttcctcagcgtacacgtcacagacaaacaaatggtccacccacacagcatggttaagaaggtgcaacagcgtcaATTTGGCTGTCACCTAAAActtatcctgtcgggctgtatcaccgcctggtaagggaACTGCATCGCCCTCAATCACaagcctctccagagggtggtgcggtctgcacaacacatcaccggggtaaactacctgtcctccaggacacctacagcacacgatgtcacaggaaggccaaaaatataatcaaaggacaacaaccacccgagccactgcctgttcaccctgctatcatccagaaggcgaggtcagtacaggtgcatcaaagctgggcccgAGAGATTgacaacagcttctatctcaaggccatcagactgttaaatagccatcactaacatttagtggccgctgccaacatactgactaaactccagccactttaataatgggaatttggGAAATTATGtagaaatgtatcactagccactttaaacaatgccacttcattaatgtttacataccctacattactcatctcatatgtatatgtatatacactgtactctatatcatctactgcatcttgccatctttatgtaatacatgtatcactagccactttaaactttgcctctttatgtttatataccctacattactcatctcatatgtatagactgtactctataccatctactgcatcttgcctatgccgttctgtaccatcactcattcatatatctttatgtacatattctttatccctttcacttgtgtgtataaggtagtagttgtggaattgttaggttagattacttgttggttattactgcttgtcggaactagaagcacaagcatttcgctacactcgcattaacatctgctaaccatgtgtatgtgacaaataaaattatttgatttgcaaaaaggcaatttttaaacaatggatgagcttttcttataaTCTAActcttgagaaccatttagggttcaaataaaacttttgaatgagtgaagcttttgaGAGAGGTTTAGCGCTTTATATTTTAtaaatctcaacccacccaattcatatcattatatagataggcatgttttatttttgtctggtttagcgttccagataaaacaaatatattttttgctcatatgatttgaaaacgaatcaggagtaggcagcgccataagtaagtgagtaaacagcgatatgactaaggagttaaatcagggcaatttttccataaatagacaggtatttacctctccatggttgcaggatcttgtctattttttacaagttttctattgaaattcgtTGTGGAAAGCTTATTTTctatcttttgtgatatgaataccgagtgtctacttcaccatcagcccatttctatccttcttaatgcgtttgagccaatcagttgtgttgtgacgaggtagggggtttacagaagatagccctatttggtaaaagaccaagtccatattatggcaagaacagctcaaataggtaaagagaaacgacagtcctcattactttaagacatgaaggtcagtcaatacggaacatttcaagaactttgaaagtttcttcaagtacagtcgcaaaaaccatcaagcgctatgatgaaactggctctcatgaggaccgccacaggaatggaagactcagagttacctctgctgcagggataacttcattcgagttaccagcctcagaaattgcagcccaaataatgcttcagagttcaagtaacagacacatcttaacatcagctgttcagaggagactgtgtgaatcaggccttcatggtcaaattgctgcaacaaaaaaaacactactaaaaggCACACATaaggacttgcttgggccaagaaacataagcaatgaacattagaccagtgaaatttgtcctttggtctggagtccaaatttgagatttttggttccaaccgcagtgtctttgtgacactcagtgtgggtgaacggatgatctccacatgtgtatttccaccgtaaagcatggtggaggtgttatactgtgggggtgctttgctggtgacactgcctgtgatttatttagaataaggcacgccatctggtttgggcttagtgggactatcatttgtttttcacaggacaatgacccaacacacctccaggctgtataaccaaggagagtgattgagtgctgcatcagatgacctggcctccacaatcccccgacaaccaaattgagatgatttggaccgcagagtgaaggaaaagcagcaacaagtgctcagcacatgtgggaactccttcaagactgttggaaagcattccaggtgaagctggttgagagaatgccaagagtgtgcaaagctgtcatcaagtcaaaaggtggctatttgaagaaactcaaatatatttgatttgtttaacacttttggttactacatgattccatgtgttatttcatagtttgtcttcactattattctacaatgtagaaaatagtaaaaaataaagaaaaacacttgtatgagtaggtgttctaaaaagtTTAaccagtagtgtgtgtatataaatataaataaatagtgtGGCCGATGCCACCTCTCAatctctgattctccgctgggCGCAATATTAAGTGCGCCTAGAGGCTATTTAGTGTGCTttaaatcaaatgatccatagcctacgAAGTGCATACtcagaagcacagagcaaagttatatttctaagagaGCTGCTGGTATGGTGTAAATGAAACTGGGCTGCATTACACTGAGccctgccctgctctgctctgctctgcttttgCTGATCAAAAACTTTGAGTGCTGCTTAATCATTGGCTGTGCTGGGTAGGGCtacagtggcagttcaggaggagagtcaaaggtttcttctgtaaatcatttttttatTAGGCCTAGTCCAAACATTGCACTTTTGCGCGCGGACTAGCCATAGCTTATGTTCTGTTTAGTTTGAGAAGGAAAGCGCAAAGATGAGGAAGACCGGAGMTCAAcattgatagcttgctactattatactgaacaaaaWTATAAAACACCACAAGcaataatttcaatgattttactgagttacagttcatataaggaaatcagtcaattgaaataaattcaatagggcctaatctatggatttcacatgactgagcaggggcccagccatggatgggcctgggagggcttatgcccacccactagggagtcaggcccacccactggggagccaggcccagccaatcatatATTTCCccgcacaaaagggctttattacagacaaatactcctcagtttcatcagctgtccgggtggctggtctcagacaaccccgcatgtgaagaagctgtatgtggaggtcctgggctggcgtggttatgctggcgtggtctgcagttgtaggGCCATTTGAARgtactgccaaattctctaaaatgacgttggaggtggcttatcgtagataaattaacattaaattatctggcaacagctctggtggacattcctgcagtcaacaagccaattgcacactccctcaacttcagacatctgtgacattgtgttgtgtgacaaaactgcacattttagagtggccttttattgtaccggcacaaggtgcacctgtgtaaRgatcatgctgtttaatcagtttatttatatgccacacctgtcagatggatggattatcttggcaaaggagaaatgctcactaacagggaRgtaaacacatttgtgcacaacatttgagagaaataagcataagcttctttttgtgcatatggaaaatgtctgggatcttttattgcagctcatgaaacatgagaccaacactttacatttatatttttgttcagtatattattgATTTTATTAAAGTCAATGTTTCTTGCCCATAATATATTTATCAGAGTTAATGATTCGAGTAACTTAAACTGTGGTCCTGAAACTTCAAGCAGCACCAGRGGCACAATCAATCAGAAATGGATTGCTCATGGtactgaaagtaggcaaat from Salvelinus sp. IW2-2015 linkage group LG33, ASM291031v2, whole genome shotgun sequence encodes:
- the tcn2 gene encoding transcobalamin-2 isoform X1; its protein translation is MYALYIVSGLLALVASKPCDPIGSEHSELLLSLNKKLLRSLEDQETSPNPSVHLALRLSTHHNLGKESENLNALKTDLHNDIESSLANSQPVVGLLALYTLALKASCYDLNTLTFTVNQRSETLLTHLKRQMALEKEHITFSHRPLTNYYQYSLGVLALCVSGVRVNSHVSKKLVGAVDHGHIKHGDSDCIDTFAMAGMALQCLKESDTRVQDAALDKALGVIKQKLLDSRRADGHMGNEFSTGLAVQALLAMGSQVQECSTSMEAMRSDVRKGTYRNPMAMSQILPALQQKTYLQVKGKQCRNEDDSLVLEARQPVMVLQSNTKVALKLEVVKSHGALDVYSVDVPTGTSLVYALELLQKKNIGFTFEKETSLWGPFLRVVNGERARQTDRRYWRLSSDGNALSQGIKDFKIETAQKITLENTSY
- the tcn2 gene encoding transcobalamin-2 isoform X2; this translates as MYALYIVSGLLALVASKPCDPIGSEHSELLLSLNKKLLRSLEDQETSPNPSVHLALRLSTHHNLGKESENLNALKTDLHNDIESSLANSQPVVGLLALYTLALKASCYDLNTLTFTVNQRSETLLTHLKRQMALEKEHITFSHRPLTNYYQYSLGVLALCVSGVRVNSHVSKKLVGAVDHGHIKHGDSDCIDTFAMAGMALQCLKESDTRVQDAALDKALGVIKQKLLDSRRADGHMGNEFSTGLAVQALLAMGSQVQECSTSMEAMRSDVRKGTYRNPMAMSQILPALQQKTYLQVKGKQCRNEDGNLVLEARQPVMVLQSNTKVALKLEVVKSHGALDVYSVDVPTGTSLVYALELLQKKNIGFTFEKETSLWGPFLRVVNGERARQTDRRYWRLSSDGNALSQGIKDFKIETAQKITLENTSY